A single Theropithecus gelada isolate Dixy chromosome 7b, Tgel_1.0, whole genome shotgun sequence DNA region contains:
- the ERG28 gene encoding probable ergosterol biosynthetic protein 28 has translation MSRFLNVLRSWLVMVSIIAMGNTLQSFRDHTFLYEKLYTGKPNLVNGLQARTFGIWTLLSSVIRCLCAIDIHNKTLYHITLWTFLLALGHFLSELFVYGTAAPTIGVLAPLMVASFSILGMLVGLRYLEVEPVSRQKKRN, from the exons ATGAGCCGTTTCCTGAATGTGTTAAGAAGTTGGCTGGTTATGGTGTCCATCATAGCCATGGGGAACACGCTGCAGAGCTTCCGAGACCACACCTTTCTCTATGAAAAGCTGTACACTGGCAAGCCAAACCTTG TGAATGGCCTCCAAGCTCGGACCTTTGGGATCTGGACGCTGCTCTCATCAGTGATTCGCTGCCTCTGTGCCATTGACATTCACAACAAGAC GCTCTATCACATCACACTCTGGACCTTCCTCCTCGCCCTGGGGCATTTCCTCTCTGAGTTGTTTGTCTATGGAACTGCAGCTCCCACAATTGGTGTCCTGGCGCCTCTGATGGTGGCAA GTTTCTCCATCCTGGGTATGCTAGTCGGGCTCCGGTACCTAGAAGTAGAACCAGTATCCAGACAgaagaagagaaactga